One Panicum virgatum strain AP13 chromosome 3N, P.virgatum_v5, whole genome shotgun sequence DNA segment encodes these proteins:
- the LOC120665587 gene encoding gamma-aminobutyrate transaminase 1, mitochondrial-like — MYGHPKKGHQPYQQMAQFYIKNALQKWHQRKRYSRPCQANCTKVLGWNYGICNSPIIEEIRDLGMIMGTEFTNNKSPTDLFPAEWGIGTIFGQECQKRGMLVRVAGNAIMMLPTLIMTPREVGEVDELMRIYGEALKATEMRVAELKSKRN; from the exons ATGTATGGTCACCCTAAAAAAG GTCATCAACCCTATCAGCAAATGGCTCAGTTCTACATAAAAAATGCTTTGCAAAAATGGCATCAGCGAAAGAGATATTCCAGGCCATGTCAGGCAAATTGCACCAAAGTTTTAGGATGGAATTACGGCATTTGCAACAGTCCAATTATTGAGGAG ATACGTGACTTAGGGATGATAATGGGAACTGAATTCACCAATAACAagtcaccaactgatctattcCCTGCTGAATGGG GCATTGGTACAATCTTTGGGCAGGAGTGCCAGAAGCGCGGCATGCTGGTGAGGGTTGCCGGCAACGCTATCATGATGTTGCCGACACTGATCATGACACCTAGGGAAGTCGGCGAGGTTGATGAG CTGATGAGAATCTATGGGGAAGCCCTTAAGGCCACTGAGATGAGGGTGGCAGAGCTGAAATCCAAGAGGAATTAG